The following proteins come from a genomic window of Amblyraja radiata isolate CabotCenter1 unplaced genomic scaffold, sAmbRad1.1.pri scaffold_560_ctg1, whole genome shotgun sequence:
- the LOC116970137 gene encoding NACHT, LRR and PYD domains-containing protein 12-like: protein MFKQWAKTVKAGNHKSAIYLSPGFVSVSFLLCLFVFRLGGNDLGDSGVKLVYAALKDWDCKIQTLWLDYVGLTDSGAEGLVSALSTNHTVTELHLSVNKLGDYGVKLVSDALWNPDCKIQILWLDSVGLTDSGAEDLVSALSTKPSLTGLNLTDNSLTDRCVPALRRLILTLPRLELIWLEGNKFSTDGQNQLKSLQGTRRGLSVFV, encoded by the exons ATGTTCAAGCAATGGGCAAAAACTGtaaaggctggcaaccacaagtcag CTATCTATCTCAGCCCCGGGTTTGTATCAGTTTctttcttactctgtctgtttgtgtttagactggggggcaacgacctgggagattccggagtgaaactggtgtatgCGGCTCTGAAGGactgggactgtaaaatacagacactGTG gctggactatgtcggtctcacagattctggagccgagggtctcgtctccgctctcagtacaaaccatACGGTGACGGAGCTGCACCTGAGTGTGAATAAACTGGGAGATtatggagtgaaactggtgtctgatgCTCTgtggaacccggactgtaaaatacagatacTGTG gctggacagtgtcggtctcacagattctggagcggaggatctcgtctccgctctcagtacaaagcCCTCACTGACGGGGCTGAACCTGACAGacaactccctcacagaccgatgTGTCCCCGCTCTCCGCCGCCTCATACTGACCCTCCCGAGACTAGAGCTGATctg GCTGGAGGGGAATAAGTTCAGTACAGACGGACAGAACCAGCTGAAGAGTCTGCAGGGAACCAGACGCGGTCTGAGTGTGTTCGTGTGA